Proteins encoded by one window of Ralstonia sp. RRA:
- a CDS encoding SDR family oxidoreductase — protein sequence MTQAHQGTALITGASSGIGAVYADRLARRGYDLILVARNRDRLAALADRITNDTQRSVEIVDADLNDRTALAAVEAKLKQDASITLLVNNAGVGTHTPLLDSDVDAMTRMIDLNVTALTRLTYAAVPGFVARGKGALINIASIVAIRPEQLNGVYGGSKAFVLAFSQSLHHELADKGVQVQAVLPGATATDFWQIGGLPLEHLPKEIVMSATDMVDAALVGFDQRELVTIPSLQPREEWDAYEAARQAMFSHLSSATPAARYA from the coding sequence ATGACCCAAGCACATCAAGGTACGGCCCTGATCACTGGCGCATCGTCGGGCATCGGTGCCGTCTACGCAGACCGCCTCGCCCGCCGGGGCTACGACCTGATCCTGGTCGCACGCAACCGCGACCGGCTGGCCGCACTGGCCGATCGCATCACCAATGACACGCAGCGCAGTGTCGAGATTGTCGATGCCGACCTCAATGACCGCACAGCGCTAGCAGCCGTCGAGGCCAAGCTCAAGCAAGACGCAAGCATCACCCTGCTCGTCAACAACGCAGGCGTGGGGACGCACACGCCGCTGCTCGACAGCGATGTCGATGCAATGACGCGGATGATCGACTTGAACGTGACCGCGCTCACGCGGCTGACGTACGCCGCTGTGCCAGGCTTTGTCGCACGCGGCAAGGGCGCCCTCATCAATATCGCGTCCATCGTCGCCATCCGGCCGGAACAGCTCAACGGCGTCTACGGCGGCAGCAAGGCGTTTGTGCTTGCCTTCAGCCAGTCGTTGCACCATGAACTCGCAGACAAGGGCGTGCAGGTGCAAGCTGTACTACCCGGCGCCACCGCCACCGATTTCTGGCAGATCGGCGGCCTTCCGCTGGAACACCTGCCCAAGGAAATCGTCATGTCGGCAACTGACATGGTCGACGCCGCCTTGGTCGGATTTGACCAGCGCGAACTGGTGACGATCCCGTCATTGCAGCCCCGCGAAGAGTGGGATGCCTATGAAGCCGCGCGGCAGGCGATGTTCTCGCACCTGTCCAGCGCGACTCCTGCAGCCCGGTATGCGTAG
- a CDS encoding DUF2282 domain-containing protein has translation MKQQAIIAAALGSLLALGALSTPVQAADAAGKEKCYGVAKAGQNDCASPGSAHACAGQSKIDKDPMSWKYVPAGTCAQMGGTMQAPSK, from the coding sequence ATGAAACAACAAGCCATCATCGCCGCCGCCCTGGGTAGCCTGCTCGCACTGGGCGCCCTGTCGACTCCGGTGCAAGCGGCAGACGCCGCCGGTAAGGAAAAATGTTATGGCGTGGCCAAGGCCGGCCAGAACGATTGCGCCAGCCCGGGCAGCGCCCACGCCTGCGCCGGCCAATCGAAGATCGACAAGGACCCGATGTCGTGGAAGTACGTGCCGGCCGGCACCTGCGCGCAGATGGGCGGCACGATGCAAGCGCCGTCCAAGTAA
- a CDS encoding patatin-like phospholipase family protein, protein MATKTAPTAPVAPDNVRRIGAQSPLGQTVLVLQGGGALGAYQAGVYQAMHAAGIEPDWVVGTSIGAINGAIIMGNPPERRMEQLHTFWERTEIQQTDLQRYWASLLGNTFTNLGTFTRGLPALFAPNPAAMLGQFAAVGIDHAAYYTTAPLRQTLLDLVDFDYLAQRDHRLTVGAVNANTGVMRYFDSRHEPLRVEHVMASGALPPAFPAVRVDGEPYWDGGIYSNTPVEVVLDDNPRRDSTIFAIQLWTPHASEPQSLAQISERQKDIQFSTRDTSHVQRQQQIHKLRHIIREMSKRVPPQLRDDPAIRELAAWGCGTTMHLVRLHAPRLPGEDASKDIDFTRQGIRTRWEAGYNDACRAIAQRPWATPVDPTDGVMIHDIS, encoded by the coding sequence ATGGCAACCAAGACAGCTCCCACGGCTCCCGTCGCTCCCGACAATGTGCGGCGGATCGGCGCTCAATCGCCCCTCGGACAAACGGTGCTAGTGCTGCAAGGCGGGGGAGCGCTGGGCGCATACCAAGCGGGCGTGTACCAGGCTATGCACGCGGCGGGTATTGAGCCGGACTGGGTAGTTGGCACATCGATCGGCGCGATCAACGGCGCGATCATCATGGGCAACCCGCCCGAGCGCCGAATGGAGCAGTTGCACACCTTCTGGGAACGTACGGAAATCCAGCAAACGGACTTGCAACGCTATTGGGCAAGCCTACTGGGCAACACGTTCACCAACCTGGGAACGTTCACGCGTGGACTCCCCGCTCTTTTCGCGCCTAACCCTGCTGCGATGTTGGGACAGTTTGCTGCCGTGGGTATCGACCACGCCGCCTACTACACCACGGCGCCGCTGCGCCAAACACTCTTGGACCTGGTGGACTTCGATTACCTCGCTCAGCGCGACCATCGCCTGACGGTAGGGGCGGTCAACGCCAATACGGGCGTGATGCGTTATTTCGACAGCCGCCATGAGCCTCTGCGCGTCGAGCACGTGATGGCCTCCGGTGCTTTGCCTCCTGCGTTTCCTGCTGTGCGCGTGGACGGCGAGCCCTATTGGGACGGCGGCATTTATTCCAACACGCCTGTGGAAGTCGTGCTGGATGACAACCCGCGCCGTGACTCCACCATCTTCGCTATCCAATTGTGGACACCGCACGCCAGTGAACCGCAGAGCTTGGCGCAAATCAGCGAGCGACAGAAGGACATCCAGTTCTCTACCCGCGACACGAGCCACGTGCAGCGTCAACAGCAAATCCACAAGTTGCGTCACATCATTCGCGAGATGAGCAAGCGCGTGCCCCCGCAGCTGCGCGACGACCCCGCCATCCGCGAGCTTGCGGCCTGGGGATGCGGCACAACAATGCACCTGGTGCGCCTGCACGCGCCGCGCCTGCCTGGAGAGGACGCGTCCAAGGACATCGACTTCACCCGCCAGGGCATTCGCACGCGCTGGGAAGCAGGCTACAACGATGCCTGTCGTGCCATCGCTCAACGGCCATGGGCCACTCCAGTGGATCCGACGGACGGCGTGATGATCCACGATATCTCGTGA
- a CDS encoding YeeE/YedE thiosulfate transporter family protein encodes MLTTALTSVCLLSAGVMGYAIQRGATCTVVAVTEILDTRRFGRLLAMLEASLWVLAVILGLKMLGLRMPMPQGYASTGLTVAGAALLGIGAAVNRACVFGAIARFGNGEWAYIATPPGFLAGYWLATHVFPFMTNAPLQQAAPALSLPAWAAATVMAVVAARVAWTVYRTFICGAKCQAGNVGNRKSSPRVTWAARAWHPYSATLVIGVTFIVLLTLAGAWTYTDTLADWALERMSAAALRGPLLLALFAGAALGGWTAGRFVPTRPTGTAIGRCALGGALMGIGSFWIPGGNDGLILTGLPLLWPYAWIAFCTMCVAIAAYQLLSRHVREGQNNRP; translated from the coding sequence ATGTTGACGACTGCGCTGACATCAGTCTGCCTGCTGAGCGCAGGCGTGATGGGTTACGCCATTCAGCGCGGCGCAACCTGCACAGTCGTCGCGGTGACAGAAATACTCGACACGCGCCGCTTCGGGCGGCTGCTCGCCATGCTGGAGGCGTCTCTATGGGTGCTGGCCGTCATCCTCGGATTGAAAATGCTCGGCCTGCGGATGCCAATGCCTCAAGGATACGCATCGACTGGTTTAACGGTGGCAGGGGCGGCGCTGCTTGGCATCGGCGCGGCGGTGAACCGGGCGTGCGTGTTCGGTGCTATCGCCCGCTTTGGCAACGGCGAGTGGGCCTACATTGCTACGCCCCCGGGATTTCTTGCAGGTTACTGGCTAGCCACACATGTCTTTCCCTTCATGACTAACGCACCTTTGCAGCAAGCCGCGCCAGCGTTATCGCTACCGGCATGGGCTGCTGCAACAGTGATGGCTGTCGTCGCCGCACGTGTTGCCTGGACGGTCTATCGCACATTCATCTGCGGTGCCAAATGTCAGGCTGGCAATGTAGGCAATCGAAAGAGCTCGCCACGGGTCACCTGGGCAGCGCGGGCGTGGCATCCCTACAGTGCCACGCTCGTCATCGGAGTCACTTTCATTGTCCTGCTGACACTGGCTGGCGCCTGGACCTACACCGATACCCTCGCGGATTGGGCGCTCGAGCGCATGAGTGCGGCTGCTCTGCGCGGCCCGCTTTTGCTGGCGCTGTTTGCCGGGGCAGCCCTGGGAGGATGGACGGCAGGCCGCTTTGTACCGACCCGCCCCACAGGGACGGCGATAGGTCGTTGCGCGTTGGGCGGGGCCCTCATGGGCATCGGTAGTTTCTGGATTCCCGGGGGCAACGACGGCTTAATCCTCACTGGCTTGCCGCTGCTGTGGCCGTACGCTTGGATTGCGTTCTGCACCATGTGCGTGGCGATCGCAGCCTATCAGTTGCTGAGCCGACATGTCCGGGAGGGTCAGAACAACCGGCCGTAA
- a CDS encoding tetratricopeptide repeat protein: MAKSPILCQESAAAATNVHHATIDRYAAGRGEVSSALDAQPQPPTFMQDAITQALNAALARHRTGDLGAAETAYRTILAAHHNDPDATYFLGLLLHQTGRSDDGMALVERALHLQPDRPERYNELGNARVQRGELTQAAEAFIHALELKADDKLIWNNLGATMLALGMADDAATAFQNAIALDADFADALEHYANLLSARGQTQEAALYHCRAILARPEIDQPEQLRRVALYRLGRHAEAAEIYRRWLEREPDNPIARHFLAACAGTDTPPRCADAFVEQTFDDAAPQFDQKLTGLRYRGPEYVGDALRQLALPQGSLDVLDAGCGTGLCAPHLAPVARTLTGVDLSAGMLALAQAAGLYHQLVKAELGEYLGTHPTQWDLIVVADTLVYFGGLEHIASAMAAALRPAGHAILTFEALDTSSDGTDYLLQPSGRYAHKLTYIERCLADAGFTGITSRSAPIRHEFDREIAGWVVVAELPRWDLAAPVGTRP; this comes from the coding sequence TTGGCAAAATCGCCCATTCTTTGTCAGGAATCGGCGGCGGCCGCGACCAATGTGCACCACGCCACCATCGACCGCTACGCGGCGGGACGTGGTGAGGTGAGTAGCGCTCTCGATGCCCAACCGCAACCCCCTACATTCATGCAAGATGCCATCACACAGGCGCTGAACGCCGCCCTAGCCCGCCACCGCACGGGAGACCTCGGCGCCGCTGAAACGGCATACCGCACCATCCTCGCGGCACACCACAACGACCCCGATGCCACTTATTTCCTCGGCCTGCTGCTGCACCAGACCGGCCGCAGCGACGACGGCATGGCTCTGGTCGAACGTGCGCTGCACCTGCAGCCGGATCGTCCCGAGCGCTATAACGAACTCGGCAATGCCCGCGTACAGCGGGGCGAATTGACCCAAGCGGCCGAGGCGTTCATCCACGCGCTCGAACTGAAGGCGGACGACAAGCTCATCTGGAACAACCTGGGCGCGACCATGCTGGCGCTGGGCATGGCGGACGACGCGGCGACAGCCTTCCAAAACGCCATCGCCCTCGACGCCGACTTTGCCGACGCGCTGGAACACTATGCCAACCTGCTCAGCGCGCGTGGCCAGACACAGGAAGCCGCCCTTTACCATTGCCGCGCCATACTCGCCCGCCCCGAAATCGACCAGCCGGAACAACTACGCCGTGTAGCGCTTTACCGGCTGGGCCGGCACGCAGAGGCAGCAGAAATCTATCGGCGCTGGCTGGAAAGAGAACCGGACAACCCCATTGCACGCCACTTCCTTGCCGCATGCGCAGGCACCGACACCCCTCCACGCTGCGCCGACGCATTCGTGGAGCAGACGTTCGACGACGCCGCGCCGCAGTTCGATCAGAAACTGACCGGGTTGCGCTACCGCGGTCCGGAATATGTGGGCGATGCCCTGCGTCAGTTGGCCTTGCCGCAGGGCTCACTGGATGTGCTGGACGCCGGCTGCGGCACTGGCCTGTGCGCACCACACCTCGCGCCCGTGGCCCGAACGCTGACCGGGGTCGACCTATCGGCCGGCATGCTGGCTCTGGCGCAAGCTGCCGGGCTGTACCACCAATTGGTCAAGGCCGAACTGGGTGAATATCTCGGCACCCACCCTACCCAATGGGACCTGATCGTCGTGGCAGACACATTGGTCTACTTCGGAGGGCTGGAACACATCGCTAGCGCGATGGCAGCCGCCTTGCGGCCTGCCGGCCATGCGATCCTGACATTCGAGGCGCTGGACACCAGCAGCGACGGAACCGATTACCTGCTGCAGCCCAGCGGCCGCTACGCACACAAGCTGACTTACATCGAACGCTGCCTTGCCGACGCCGGCTTTACCGGAATCACCAGCAGGAGCGCCCCCATTCGTCACGAATTCGATCGCGAGATTGCAGGCTGGGTGGTCGTGGCGGAACTGCCGCGTTGGGACCTTGCCGCACCAGTCGGCACCCGCCCCTGA
- a CDS encoding molybdopterin-dependent oxidoreductase translates to MPSKPRNAVTRYRLDRRALEIDVRRELEMPSRRLFNRRILTLGGLTMLTGCTLVDDASVNDFLLKVSRMNDRVQAWLFDPKRLAPTYTEADLTRPFPFNAFYSMEEVPHVDASTYRLTVSGLVTGKRTWTLDELYLLPHAEQITRHICVEGWSAIGRWGGTPFAQFLRRVGADTSAKYVGFKCADDYYESIDMPTALHPQTLLTFEYDGMRLPAEFGFPMKLRMPTKLGYKNPKHIMEIFVTNTFPGGYWVDQGYNWFGGS, encoded by the coding sequence ATGCCATCGAAGCCCCGCAATGCTGTCACCCGTTATCGCCTGGACCGGCGCGCGCTCGAGATCGACGTGCGCCGTGAACTCGAGATGCCATCGCGGCGCCTGTTCAACCGGCGCATTCTCACGCTTGGTGGTTTGACGATGCTCACCGGCTGCACCCTCGTAGACGACGCCTCGGTCAATGATTTCCTGTTGAAGGTCTCGCGCATGAATGACCGTGTGCAGGCCTGGCTGTTTGACCCCAAGCGCCTTGCCCCCACCTACACCGAAGCCGACCTGACACGGCCATTTCCCTTCAACGCGTTCTACTCGATGGAGGAAGTGCCGCACGTCGATGCATCGACATACCGATTGACTGTGTCAGGTCTGGTCACAGGTAAGCGCACTTGGACGCTCGACGAACTGTATTTGCTGCCGCACGCCGAACAGATCACACGCCACATCTGCGTTGAAGGATGGAGCGCGATTGGCCGCTGGGGCGGAACACCGTTTGCCCAGTTTCTGCGCCGAGTGGGGGCCGATACGAGCGCCAAGTACGTCGGCTTCAAGTGTGCGGATGATTACTACGAGAGCATCGACATGCCGACTGCCTTGCATCCGCAGACGCTTCTGACGTTCGAGTACGACGGCATGCGGCTGCCTGCCGAATTCGGTTTCCCGATGAAGCTGCGCATGCCGACGAAACTCGGCTACAAGAACCCGAAGCACATCATGGAGATCTTCGTCACCAACACGTTTCCGGGTGGCTATTGGGTTGACCAAGGCTACAACTGGTTCGGTGGGTCGTGA
- a CDS encoding pentapeptide MXKDX repeat protein — MKKALITACVTGFAFVSTGAVFAQTDTMPKKEEAPMAKDAMGHDKMAKEGMKKDKMKKGGMKKDEMKKDEMKGDMKKDEMKQ, encoded by the coding sequence ATGAAGAAAGCACTGATTACTGCTTGTGTCACCGGTTTCGCCTTTGTTAGCACCGGTGCCGTGTTCGCCCAGACCGACACCATGCCCAAGAAAGAGGAAGCCCCGATGGCCAAAGACGCGATGGGGCACGACAAGATGGCAAAGGAAGGCATGAAGAAAGACAAGATGAAGAAGGGGGGGATGAAGAAGGATGAGATGAAGAAGGACGAGATGAAGGGCGATATGAAAAAGGATGAGATGAAGCAGTAA
- a CDS encoding serine hydrolase domain-containing protein, translating into MDARRSETHGMSRDRLGRVERFIDDAYIATGKLPGALTQVWRRGERVLNSVLGQADRERQVPLAEDSIFRIYSMTKPVTSVAIMMLVEECKIALDDPVSKYIPAWKNLGVYTGGFMQGFQTRPTARPMLVVDLLRHTSGLTYGFHQNTNVDAAYRQLKLGDIATQGTLDEMIEKLAGLPLEFSPGEAWNYSVSTDVLGYLVGKVSGIPFETFLKERIFDPLGMVDTAFYVPEEKASRFCACYAVGALGSTAVSDRPALQDDPRTSLYLKPPSFVSGGGGLVSTAADYLRFARMLLQGGELDGVRLLGPKTLALMTANHLPGGASISSMSPRSMFSEAAYDGVGFGLGFATTVAQPATLVPGSTGDFFWGGAAGTFFWVDPQEDLIGLFLTQVLPSSAYPVRRQLRTLVYSAITEVGAAA; encoded by the coding sequence ATGGATGCGCGGCGTAGCGAAACACATGGGATGTCCCGGGATCGGCTCGGGCGGGTCGAGCGCTTTATCGATGACGCCTATATCGCCACCGGCAAGCTGCCCGGTGCCCTGACCCAGGTGTGGCGTCGCGGCGAGCGGGTCCTGAACTCTGTGCTCGGCCAGGCCGACCGTGAGCGGCAAGTTCCACTGGCCGAGGATTCGATCTTTCGCATCTACTCGATGACCAAGCCCGTCACGTCCGTGGCGATCATGATGCTGGTCGAGGAATGCAAGATCGCGCTGGATGATCCGGTCAGCAAGTACATCCCAGCGTGGAAAAACCTGGGTGTCTATACCGGCGGCTTCATGCAGGGCTTCCAGACGCGTCCAACAGCGCGCCCCATGTTGGTGGTCGACCTGCTGCGTCATACCTCCGGCCTGACCTATGGCTTCCACCAGAACACCAACGTTGACGCGGCGTATCGCCAGCTCAAGCTGGGCGACATCGCCACGCAGGGCACGCTGGACGAGATGATCGAGAAGCTGGCTGGCTTGCCGCTCGAGTTCTCGCCGGGCGAGGCCTGGAACTACTCCGTCTCCACCGATGTGTTGGGCTACCTCGTTGGGAAGGTCAGCGGCATCCCGTTCGAGACCTTCCTGAAGGAGCGGATATTCGATCCGCTAGGCATGGTCGACACGGCGTTTTACGTGCCGGAAGAGAAGGCGTCCCGCTTCTGCGCCTGCTATGCCGTGGGGGCGCTTGGTTCGACGGCGGTGTCCGATCGGCCGGCGTTGCAAGACGATCCGCGCACCAGCCTCTACCTGAAGCCGCCCAGCTTTGTTTCGGGCGGCGGTGGCCTGGTGTCGACCGCTGCTGACTACCTGCGCTTCGCGCGCATGCTGCTGCAAGGCGGTGAGCTGGACGGCGTGCGCCTGCTGGGGCCGAAGACGCTGGCGTTGATGACCGCCAACCATCTGCCGGGCGGGGCGAGCATATCGAGCATGTCGCCGCGCTCGATGTTCAGCGAGGCTGCCTATGACGGCGTGGGATTCGGGCTCGGCTTTGCCACCACGGTGGCGCAGCCGGCCACGTTGGTTCCCGGCAGCACCGGCGATTTCTTCTGGGGCGGTGCGGCTGGCACCTTCTTCTGGGTCGACCCACAGGAGGATCTGATCGGCCTGTTTCTGACGCAGGTGTTGCCGTCCTCGGCGTATCCGGTGCGCCGCCAGTTGCGCACGCTGGTCTATAGCGCGATCACCGAGGTGGGTGCCGCTGCGTAA
- a CDS encoding NAD(P)-dependent alcohol dehydrogenase, translated as MKAITLRQPGGLDQLQRVELADPGAPGPGEIRVRIHASSLNFHDLGVVTGRLPSADGRIPMSDGAGVVEAIGEGVSEFAVGDAVVSTFFPTWLDGGPTLSDFKTVPGDGVDGYARECVVHPAHWFTHAPRGYSHEEAATLTTAGLTAWRALVVDRQLKAGDTVLVLGTGGVSIFALQFAKRMGATVIATSSSDEKLERVRTLGADHTINYRRDTDWAAKVLEYTNGRGVDQVIEVGGADTLTQSIRACRTGGHIALIGVLAGVVGQVPTVELMLRHQTLQGLIVGSRSQQRDMVRAIEATGIKPVIDRTFALEDIAEAFAHQAAGKHFGKLCLSI; from the coding sequence ATGAAAGCCATCACCCTGCGCCAGCCTGGCGGATTGGATCAACTTCAACGGGTCGAACTTGCCGACCCCGGCGCGCCCGGCCCTGGCGAAATCCGCGTACGCATTCACGCGAGCTCTCTGAATTTTCATGACCTTGGCGTTGTGACCGGCCGTTTGCCCAGCGCGGATGGCCGCATCCCGATGTCCGATGGCGCCGGCGTTGTCGAGGCCATCGGCGAGGGCGTCAGCGAATTCGCAGTGGGTGATGCCGTTGTGTCGACCTTCTTCCCGACCTGGCTGGACGGCGGCCCGACGCTGTCGGACTTCAAGACCGTGCCGGGCGATGGCGTTGACGGCTACGCACGCGAATGCGTCGTCCACCCTGCACACTGGTTCACGCACGCACCACGCGGCTACAGCCACGAAGAAGCGGCAACGCTTACTACGGCAGGCCTGACCGCATGGCGCGCACTCGTGGTCGACCGGCAATTGAAGGCCGGCGATACCGTGCTGGTGCTCGGCACCGGCGGCGTATCGATCTTCGCGCTGCAGTTCGCCAAGCGGATGGGCGCAACGGTCATCGCAACGTCGTCGTCCGACGAGAAGCTGGAACGCGTTCGCACACTCGGCGCAGATCACACCATCAACTACCGCCGCGACACGGATTGGGCTGCCAAAGTGCTGGAGTACACGAACGGGCGGGGCGTCGATCAGGTGATCGAGGTCGGCGGGGCAGACACGCTGACGCAATCCATCCGTGCATGCCGCACTGGTGGTCACATCGCATTGATCGGGGTGCTTGCCGGCGTTGTCGGGCAGGTGCCCACCGTTGAGCTGATGCTGCGCCACCAGACGCTGCAAGGGTTGATTGTCGGCAGCCGCAGCCAACAGCGCGACATGGTGCGCGCGATCGAGGCAACGGGTATCAAGCCCGTGATTGACCGCACGTTCGCGCTGGAGGACATTGCCGAGGCGTTTGCCCATCAGGCGGCGGGTAAGCATTTCGGTAAGCTTTGCCTGTCGATCTGA
- a CDS encoding helix-turn-helix domain-containing protein has product MRRKPQGIKSGCAVEVTLSVIGGLWKPVILFHLLDGTKRFMELTRLIPNATQRMLTLQLRELETDGIIVRHVYPQVPPKVEYALTPLGESLAPVLISLRDWGQSYREREVPDALPEAVEA; this is encoded by the coding sequence ATGCGTCGCAAACCCCAAGGCATCAAGAGCGGCTGCGCGGTCGAGGTCACGCTTTCCGTGATCGGCGGCCTGTGGAAGCCCGTCATCCTGTTTCACCTGCTGGACGGCACGAAGCGCTTCATGGAACTGACGCGGCTGATTCCCAACGCCACACAGCGCATGCTGACGCTGCAACTGCGTGAGCTGGAAACCGACGGCATCATCGTGCGGCACGTTTATCCGCAGGTGCCGCCCAAGGTCGAATATGCGCTGACCCCGCTTGGGGAGTCGCTTGCACCGGTGCTGATCAGCCTGCGCGACTGGGGGCAGTCGTACCGGGAGCGCGAAGTGCCGGACGCACTGCCAGAGGCTGTAGAGGCTTAG
- a CDS encoding MarR family transcriptional regulator, translated as MKHYNRDNFQLLQSVGFYITRARNLTGMELDDALSPLDITSQQMGILLSVARDIANTPYELSKLLGIDTGLMTRTLDKLELKGLLVRSRSLEDRRVVNLELTAKGADIANQVPDIAAEVLNNRLQRFSPAEFQEFLRLLKKFAE; from the coding sequence ATGAAGCACTACAACCGCGACAACTTCCAACTCTTGCAAAGCGTGGGGTTCTACATCACCCGGGCCCGCAACCTGACCGGGATGGAGCTGGACGACGCACTGAGCCCACTGGACATCACGAGCCAGCAGATGGGCATTCTGTTGTCGGTGGCGCGCGATATTGCCAATACGCCGTACGAGCTCTCCAAGCTGCTCGGCATCGATACCGGCTTGATGACACGCACGCTCGACAAGCTCGAGCTCAAAGGCCTGCTGGTCCGCAGCCGCAGCCTGGAAGACCGCCGTGTGGTCAACCTGGAGCTGACGGCCAAGGGCGCAGACATCGCAAACCAGGTGCCCGACATTGCCGCCGAGGTATTGAACAACCGGCTGCAACGCTTCTCCCCCGCCGAGTTTCAGGAATTCCTGCGCTTGCTGAAGAAATTTGCGGAGTGA
- a CDS encoding HlyD family efflux transporter periplasmic adaptor subunit: protein MNAPIQNETQAVAEANAAPTTNLKTHRKALLIALGLATTVAAASYGAYYLSVAQYHEDTDDAYVNGNLVQLTPQVSGTVVAVNADDTQIVKAGEPIVSLDPADAEVALDNARAQLAQTVRQVSSLYVNNTVYAATIAQREADLARARDDLRRRTTVAEAGAVSAEDVAHARDTVRAAEAALDTVRQQLASNRTLTAQTTVAEHPSVQAAAAKLRDAYLANARNTLPAPVTGYVARRSVQVGQRVAPGTPMMAIVPLDGVWVDANFKEVQTKHIRVGQPVELRADMYGNSVTYHGKVAGFSAGTGGAFATLPAQNATGNWIKVVQRLPVRIQLDPAELREHPLQIGLSMQVDVNTHGAASIPRAQPAVPLNTATRTDVFRRYGEDANAEIARIIAQNSTLDARSQTQLARADAPRATAPQM, encoded by the coding sequence ATGAACGCCCCGATCCAGAACGAAACGCAGGCCGTTGCCGAAGCCAACGCCGCCCCGACCACCAACCTGAAGACGCACCGCAAGGCGCTGCTGATAGCACTGGGCCTGGCCACCACCGTGGCCGCTGCCAGCTATGGCGCGTACTACCTGAGCGTGGCCCAGTACCACGAAGATACTGACGACGCTTACGTCAACGGCAACCTCGTCCAGCTCACGCCGCAGGTGTCGGGCACCGTGGTGGCCGTCAATGCCGACGACACGCAGATCGTCAAGGCGGGCGAGCCGATCGTCTCGCTGGACCCGGCCGATGCGGAAGTCGCGCTCGACAATGCCCGTGCCCAGCTTGCGCAGACGGTGCGCCAAGTGAGCAGCCTCTACGTCAACAACACCGTGTACGCCGCCACCATCGCCCAGCGCGAGGCGGATCTCGCCCGCGCACGTGACGACCTGCGCCGCCGCACCACGGTTGCCGAAGCGGGTGCCGTGTCTGCCGAAGACGTCGCCCATGCGCGCGACACCGTGCGCGCCGCTGAAGCCGCACTGGACACCGTGCGCCAGCAACTCGCCAGCAACCGCACCCTGACCGCCCAGACCACGGTGGCCGAACACCCCAGCGTGCAGGCCGCCGCCGCCAAGCTGCGCGATGCTTACCTCGCCAACGCACGCAACACGCTGCCCGCACCAGTCACAGGCTATGTAGCGCGACGCTCGGTGCAGGTCGGCCAACGTGTTGCCCCGGGCACGCCGATGATGGCCATCGTGCCGCTGGACGGCGTGTGGGTCGACGCCAATTTCAAGGAGGTGCAGACGAAGCACATCCGCGTTGGCCAGCCTGTTGAACTGCGCGCAGACATGTACGGCAACTCGGTCACGTACCACGGCAAGGTCGCGGGCTTCTCTGCCGGCACTGGCGGCGCATTTGCCACGCTGCCCGCGCAGAACGCCACCGGCAACTGGATCAAGGTCGTGCAACGCCTGCCGGTGCGCATCCAGCTGGACCCGGCAGAGTTGCGTGAACACCCGCTGCAGATCGGCCTGTCGATGCAGGTGGATGTGAACACGCACGGCGCCGCCAGCATCCCCCGTGCGCAGCCGGCAGTACCGCTCAACACGGCCACGCGCACCGATGTATTCCGCCGCTATGGCGAAGACGCCAACGCCGAGATCGCCCGCATCATCGCGCAGAACAGCACCCTCGATGCCCGTTCGCAAACGCAGCTCGCCCGCGCAGACGCACCGCGTGCGACGGCCCCGCAGATGTAA